In Capsicum annuum cultivar UCD-10X-F1 chromosome 11, UCD10Xv1.1, whole genome shotgun sequence, one genomic interval encodes:
- the LOC107847245 gene encoding cytokinin riboside 5'-monophosphate phosphoribohydrolase LOG3-like, which produces MKMGSDVMVSKFKKIWVFCGSSHGKKSSYQDAAIEIGKELVSRNIDLVCGGGSIGLMDLVSQAVHDGGRDIVGVIPRALMPRELTGETVGEVKVVVDMHQRKAEMARHIDAFIALPCGYGTLEELFELITWAELDIHNKPIGLLNVDGYYNSLLSFIDKAVKEGFISPNARQIIVSAPTATEFVKKLEEYVPCHERVGLPYT; this is translated from the coding sequence atgaaaatgggaAGTGATGTTATGGtgtcaaaattcaagaaaatttggGTGTTTTGTGGGAGTAGTCATGGAAAGAAAAGTAGTTATCAAGATGCTGCAATTGAGATAGGCAAAGAATTGGTCTCAAGAAATATTGATTTGGTCTGTGGAGGAGGTAGCATAGGCCTAATGGATTTGGTTTCCCAAGCAGTTCATGATGGTGGTAGGGATATTGTTGGAGTTATTCCTAGGGCACTCATGCCTAGAGAGTTAACAGGTGAAACAGTAGGAGAAGTGAAGGTAGTTGTAGATATGCATCAAAGAAAAGCAGAAATGGCTAGGCACATTGATGCTTTTATTGCTTTACCATGTGGTTATGGCACACTTGAAGAGCTATTTGAACTAATTACTTGGGCAGAGCTTGATATCCACAATAAGCCAATAGGATTGCTGAATGTGGATGGATATTACAATTCGCTATTATCATTTATTGACAAAGCTGTGAAGGAAGGCTTCATCAGTCCCAATGCTCGCCAAATTATCGTATCTGCGCCAACAGCAACAGAGTTTGTCAAGAAACTGGAGGAATATGTTCCTTGCCATGAAAGAGTTGGACTTCCATACACATAA